Proteins co-encoded in one Sporosarcina sp. FSL K6-1522 genomic window:
- a CDS encoding trypsin-like peptidase domain-containing protein, which yields MNNEFETTKETETVQEPMTVQKPKNKSGKRFLSTIGAGVIGSMLTLGVVINTDLLQASSEGGAPPTTQNTPYNVQQTNVKNPTSLADMVEQASSAIVGIVNYQNAGNRFAQQSEAVKSGTGSGVIYKIEGDKAYIVTNNHVIDGAEKIEVSLESGDKTTAELVGKDALSDLAVLTIDAKYAKSVLEFGDSDQLRAGDNVVAIGNPLGLDFSGTVTQGIVSAVDRSINVNTSAGEWAMNVIQTDAAINPGNSGGALLNTAGQVIGINSLKISESGVEGLGFAIPSNEVLPLIEEMTAHGQVERPYIGIGLANLDQVPPMYVQQLPQEVEGGVMVANVDPESSAGKAGLAVEDVITSINGTDIKNSTELRKFLYSELKVGDKATLTIYRGAEVKTIDITLTSNKTPIK from the coding sequence ATGAATAACGAATTCGAAACAACTAAAGAAACTGAAACTGTACAAGAGCCAATGACGGTACAAAAGCCTAAAAATAAATCAGGAAAACGATTTTTATCAACCATTGGAGCGGGCGTTATCGGTTCGATGCTAACATTAGGGGTCGTGATCAATACAGATCTTCTGCAGGCTAGTTCTGAAGGGGGTGCACCTCCAACTACACAAAACACTCCTTATAATGTCCAGCAAACAAACGTCAAAAATCCAACGTCACTTGCAGATATGGTGGAACAAGCATCGAGTGCAATTGTTGGGATTGTTAACTATCAAAATGCTGGTAACCGCTTTGCACAGCAGTCCGAAGCGGTGAAAAGCGGCACAGGTTCAGGTGTCATTTACAAAATCGAGGGCGACAAGGCGTACATCGTCACGAATAATCACGTCATTGATGGGGCAGAAAAGATTGAAGTTTCTTTAGAAAGCGGTGATAAAACTACGGCTGAACTCGTCGGGAAAGATGCATTGAGCGATTTAGCTGTACTGACTATCGATGCAAAATATGCGAAGTCCGTCTTAGAATTTGGTGACTCCGATCAGCTACGTGCTGGCGATAATGTCGTAGCGATTGGAAATCCACTTGGACTTGATTTCTCAGGTACGGTCACTCAAGGGATTGTCAGCGCGGTTGATCGCTCCATTAACGTCAATACATCCGCAGGCGAATGGGCAATGAACGTCATCCAAACTGACGCAGCCATTAACCCAGGAAACAGCGGTGGTGCGTTACTCAATACCGCCGGACAAGTCATCGGTATTAACAGCTTAAAAATTTCTGAAAGTGGCGTCGAGGGCCTAGGCTTTGCGATTCCTAGTAATGAAGTGCTACCACTTATCGAAGAAATGACAGCACATGGACAAGTTGAACGCCCTTACATCGGCATCGGATTGGCGAATCTTGACCAAGTACCGCCAATGTATGTACAACAGTTGCCACAAGAAGTTGAAGGTGGAGTGATGGTCGCTAACGTCGATCCGGAATCCTCTGCTGGCAAAGCAGGACTTGCAGTCGAAGATGTCATTACCTCTATCAATGGTACCGATATCAAAAATTCCACAGAATTGCGCAAGTTTCTTTACAGCGAGCTAAAAGTCGGCGATAAAGCAACATTGACTATTTATCGCGGTGCGGAAGTAAAAACCATCGACATCACGCTAACAAGCAACAAAACACCAATAAAATAA
- a CDS encoding response regulator transcription factor: MKILVIEDNESVSSMIELFFAKEGIEGAFAKDGLEGYQRARETKWDCLIVDWMLPGMDGVTICRKLRQEQYATPIIMLTAKDSESDQVLGLEMGADDYVTKPFSPLALMARIKAVTRRYAVPQHEPLEEGIIKTAHFTINHITREVFLDGKPVLNLTPKEFDLLYHFVQHPKQVFSREQLLDRVWGYDFYGDDRTVDVHIKRLRTKIATNNQPFFHTVWGVGYRFDETIGDGK, from the coding sequence TTGAAAATCTTAGTTATAGAAGACAATGAAAGTGTCTCTTCGATGATTGAACTTTTTTTTGCGAAAGAAGGGATTGAAGGTGCATTTGCGAAAGACGGTCTCGAAGGCTATCAGCGTGCGCGTGAAACTAAATGGGACTGCCTAATTGTCGATTGGATGCTTCCTGGCATGGACGGCGTCACGATTTGCCGCAAATTACGGCAAGAACAATACGCGACGCCGATTATTATGTTGACTGCCAAAGACAGCGAATCCGATCAAGTGCTCGGACTCGAAATGGGTGCGGACGATTATGTCACAAAACCTTTCAGTCCACTTGCCCTTATGGCTCGTATCAAAGCTGTAACTCGTCGATATGCTGTCCCTCAACATGAGCCGTTGGAAGAAGGGATTATTAAGACAGCGCATTTCACGATTAACCACATCACACGCGAAGTCTTTTTAGACGGCAAGCCCGTCCTCAATTTGACGCCAAAAGAATTCGACTTACTCTACCATTTCGTCCAACATCCGAAACAAGTATTTTCACGCGAACAACTACTCGATCGTGTATGGGGCTATGATTTTTATGGCGATGATCGCACCGTTGATGTTCATATCAAGCGACTACGGACAAAAATCGCCACTAACAACCAACCCTTTTTCCATACTGTTTGGGGAGTCGGCTACCGTTTCGATGAAACAATCGGTGATGGCAAATGA
- a CDS encoding HAMP domain-containing sensor histidine kinase, with amino-acid sequence MKIKYFYQQLASHIGVIVIAFLLLSLLFSHYVEQFVYDNKTEELATYGQTILQDIDRDQISSSSILQSYGYVLDARDIQYSLFDEQSSIIYSTGLKTPLIELSEEEWRDIKNGQTVTVKQDFKRFNEAVTFVLLPYVHNNQFIGGILLTSPIKGSREVISQMNTYLLLTTVIALAVALLLSWFLSTFHGKRIQRLREAASLVAQGDYSVRIPSSDFDEIGELASDFNGMVEKLDASMEEIENLENRRRQFMADVSHELRTPLTTIRGITEGLKNDMIPESEKEKGLQLASNETMRLIRLVNENLDYEKIRSNQITLLKQDIQVVELLEIIKDQLEGAANERHNTIVITADPTVQVHADYDRIMQILINITKNSIQFTENGTISLRGYLQDEQTVIEIEDTGIGIDPEDVEKIWSRFYKAIVSRTTNPYGEFGLGLSIVKQLVTMHDGTIDVASEKGQGTKFTICLPK; translated from the coding sequence ATGAAAATCAAATACTTCTATCAGCAGCTCGCTAGTCACATTGGCGTTATCGTTATCGCCTTTTTATTGCTCAGCTTGCTATTCTCTCATTACGTCGAACAGTTCGTTTATGATAACAAAACGGAAGAACTTGCAACGTATGGTCAAACCATTTTACAGGATATAGACCGTGATCAAATTAGTTCTAGCAGCATTTTACAGTCGTATGGCTATGTCTTGGATGCCCGCGATATTCAATACAGCCTATTCGATGAACAATCGTCCATCATTTATTCAACAGGGTTAAAAACACCCTTAATCGAACTAAGCGAAGAGGAATGGCGAGATATTAAAAATGGACAGACAGTCACGGTTAAACAAGATTTCAAACGGTTTAACGAGGCCGTCACATTCGTCCTGCTACCTTATGTTCATAACAATCAATTTATCGGCGGCATCTTGCTAACATCCCCTATCAAGGGATCACGGGAAGTTATTTCTCAAATGAATACCTATTTGTTACTTACCACAGTCATTGCATTAGCAGTTGCTTTGCTTCTCAGCTGGTTTCTATCGACATTCCATGGGAAACGCATCCAACGTCTACGGGAAGCGGCTTCGTTGGTCGCACAAGGAGATTACTCCGTGCGCATCCCCTCTTCAGACTTTGATGAAATCGGCGAACTTGCAAGTGACTTCAATGGTATGGTCGAAAAACTGGACGCTTCAATGGAAGAAATCGAAAATCTTGAAAATAGACGCCGCCAGTTTATGGCTGACGTGTCCCATGAATTACGAACACCGCTTACAACGATACGCGGTATTACTGAAGGCTTAAAAAACGACATGATTCCAGAATCCGAGAAGGAAAAAGGGCTACAACTCGCGAGCAATGAAACAATGCGGCTCATCCGTCTCGTCAATGAGAATCTTGACTATGAAAAAATTCGTTCCAACCAAATCACATTACTGAAACAAGATATCCAAGTCGTGGAATTGCTCGAAATTATTAAAGATCAGCTAGAAGGTGCGGCAAACGAACGCCATAACACCATTGTCATCACAGCAGACCCAACCGTACAAGTGCATGCCGACTACGACCGAATCATGCAGATTTTGATTAACATTACGAAAAACAGTATCCAATTCACTGAAAATGGAACGATTTCTTTGCGCGGTTATTTACAAGACGAGCAAACCGTCATTGAAATTGAAGATACAGGTATCGGCATCGACCCCGAAGATGTAGAGAAAATATGGAGCCGTTTTTATAAAGCCATCGTCTCACGGACGACAAATCCTTACGGCGAATTCGGGCTCGGGCTATCCATCGTTAAACAACTCGTCACCATGCATGATGGGACCATTGACGTAGCAAGTGAAAAAGGACAAGGGACGAAGTTTACGATTTGTTTGCCGAAATAA